A single window of Eucalyptus grandis isolate ANBG69807.140 chromosome 1, ASM1654582v1, whole genome shotgun sequence DNA harbors:
- the LOC104440927 gene encoding LOW QUALITY PROTEIN: probable aminotransferase TAT2 (The sequence of the model RefSeq protein was modified relative to this genomic sequence to represent the inferred CDS: inserted 3 bases in 3 codons) — translation MENGAPAWKFRGNXGLSAATVITVRGVLSELKANLNADDGRTVXPLGNGDPSAFPCFRTTPVAEDAVVDALRSGKFNCYGPTGGILPARRAIADYLSCDXPYKLSPDDVNLTLGCKQAIEAILTVLACPGANILLPRPGFPAYDAFAKHNHLETRYFDLLPDKGWEVDLKGVEDLADESTVAMVIINPGNPCGSVYSYQHLKKVAETARKLGIMVIADEVYGHLAFGDTPFVPMGVFGSIAPVLTLGSISKRWIVPGWRLGWLVTNDPNGFLKDTGVLKSLKGFLDISSDPPTFIQGAVPHILEKTNDDFFSKIICILREAAEICYEKIQDIPCVTCPKKPEGGMFVMVKLNLSLLEGIKDDQEFCLKLAKEESVIVLPGIAVGMKNWLRITFAIDISSLEDGLERIKAFYGRHAKK, via the exons ATGGAGAACGGGGCGCCCGCCTGGAAGTTCCGGGGCA GGGGGCTCTCAGCCGCGACGGTCATCACCGTCCGCGGCGTCCTCTCCGAGCTGAAGGCAAATCTCAACGCCGACGACGGCCGCACCG GTCCGCTCGGCAACGGCGACCCTTCCGCCTTCCCTTGCTTCCGCACGACCCCCGTCGCCGAGGACGCCGTCGTCGACGCTCTCCGCTCCGGCAAGTTCAACTGCTACGGCCCGACCGGCGGTATTCTTCCCGCCAGGAG GGCTATTGCTGATTATCTCTCTTGTG CTCCGTACAAATTATCACCAGATGATGTTAATCTGACACTCGGGTGCAAACAAGCAATTGAAGCCATATTAACAGTTCTCGCTTGCCCTGGGGCCAATATATTGCTTCCAAGACCTGGATTCCCAGCCTATGATGCATTTGCTAAACACAACCATCTTGAGACACGGTATTTCGATCTTCTTCCAGATAAGGGTTGGGAGGTTGATCTCAAGGGTGTTGAGGATCTTGCAGACGAGAGTACTGTCGCCATGGTTATCATCAATCCTGGCAATCCTTGTGGAAGTGTCTATAGCTACCAGCATCTAAAGAAG gttGCTGAAACAGCAAGGAAGCTTGGGATTATGGTAATTGCGGATGAAGTCTATGGTCATCTAGCTTTTGGGGATACTCCATTTGTTCCCATGGGTGTTTTTGGATCCATTGCACCTGTCTTGACATTGGGATCAATATCAAAGAGGTGGATTGTTCCAGGTTGGCGACTTGGTTGGCTTGTGACAAATGATCCCAATGGTTTTCTGAAAGACActggg GTCCTTAAGTCCCTTAAAGGATTTCTGGATATATCCTCTGATCCTCCTACATTTATCCAG GGGGCGGTCCCTCACATTCTTGAGAAAacaaatgatgattttttttcaaaaatcatttgcatactAAGAGAGGCTGCAGAAATATGTTATGAGAAGATTCAAGATATACCTTGCGTCACGTGCCCAAAAAAGCCAGAAGGAGGCATGTTTGTAATG GTCAAGTTGAATTTATCATTGTTGGAGGGCATAAAGGATGATCAGGAGTTCTGCTTAAAACTGGCTAAAGAAGAATCTGTTATTGTTCTGCCTG GGATAGCTGTTGGAATGAAGAACTGGCTTCGCATCACTTTCGCCATCGATATATCTTCTCTCGAAGATGGCCTGGAGAGGATTAAGGCCTTCTATGGAAGGCatgccaaaaaataa
- the LOC104440915 gene encoding LOW QUALITY PROTEIN: (R,S)-reticuline 7-O-methyltransferase (The sequence of the model RefSeq protein was modified relative to this genomic sequence to represent the inferred CDS: inserted 7 bases in 5 codons; deleted 4 bases in 3 codons; substituted 1 base at 1 genomic stop codon), translating to MATGASRVSAWTIGEGRRGPGKTQVQIWVEGLSGIGPAEALQVSGQSSKADQLSGVGGGVRWPAKRLGGCRVELRGREQQGPVSSDSAENEVAGSLGHCCCRSSSDRRVKASVEQQGVRLHGSGAAELRVSGTQGGAAVAAGFGAASSVGWEDAGTLAARGCSGGAGSTALGQAAGAEAGGARRDHGRSEGRRCSCNAAEAKPRYGVMLGFADSMAVNCAXRAHIADIIHSHGGRPVTLAQIARSIERAFPRPPPTSPRVMRLLVCRNIFLVHHPSDSGDPLYGLTDSSXWLVRDSELNLDGHYGEPPAQLAPWHCLGQCVREGGIAFKKAHGGDVXVRRDNPEFNKMFNDAMACTAKIIMKAVLEAYGDGFSLVGSVVDXGGGTGGVIAEIVXAYPHIRGISFDLPHVVATAPAHGGVSTEAHVRAIPKADAVFLKWVLHDXGDEDCVKILKNCRKAIASSDQKPGKLIMVDLVLLDREGSGGLFEDVGVTFDLLMMAHQSGGKERTESEWKLLLEQGGFPRHNIIKIQALPSIIEAFPQ from the exons ATGGCAACGGGGGCGTCGCGGGTGTCGGCGTGGACCATCGGCGAAGGGCGTCGCGGGCCGGGAAAAACCCAGGTGCAG ATCTGGGTGGAGGGTCTGAGCGGGATCGGCCCGGCGGAGGCGCTGCAGGTGTCGGGGCAGAGCAGCAAGGCGGACCAGCTTTCTGGCGTTGGTGGCGGAGTGCGGTGGCCGGCAAAGAGACTTGGAGGTTGCCGGGTCGAGTTGCGCGGACGGGAGCAGCAGGGCCCGGTGTCGTCGGATTCGGCTGAAAACGAAGTTGCAGGGTCGTTGGGTCACTGCTGTTGCAGATCGAGCAGTGACCGGCGAGTGAAGGCGTCGGTGGAGCAGCAGGGCGTCAGATTGCACGGATCGGGAGCAGCAGAGCTCCGGGTGTCGGGGACTCAGGGCGGCGCGGCGGTCGCTGCTGGCTTCGGGGCGGCAAGCAGCGTGGGTTGGGAAGATGCAGGGACCTTGGCTGCTCGGGGTTGCAGCGGAGGTGCTGGATCAACGGCGTTGGGGCAAGCCGCGGGTGCAGAGGCGGGCGGGGCACGG AGAGACCATGGAAGGAGCGAAGGAAGGAGATGCAGCTGCAATGCTGCAGAGGCCAAGCCGAGATATGGCGTTATGCTCGGCTTCGCGGACTCAATGGCCGTCAACTGCGC TCGAGCTCACATAGCCGACATCATCCATTCCCACGGCGGCCGCCCGGTCACCTTGGCCCAGATAGCCCGGTCGATCGAGAGGGCCTTCCCCCGACCTCCCCCTACCTCTCCCCGCGTCATGCGCCTCCTCGTCTGCCGCAACATCTTCCTCGTCCACCACCCGTCCGACAGCGGGGACCCACTC TACGGCCTCACCGACTCGTC CTGGCTGGTCCGGGACTCGGAGCTGAACCTCGATGGTCATTATGGAGAACCACCCGCTCAGCTCGCGCCGTGGCACTGCCTGGGCCAGTGCGTGAGGGAAGGCGGGATTGCGTTCAAGAAGGCGCACGGTGGAGATG AAGTTCGCCGGGACAACCCCGAGTTCAACAAGATGTTCAACGAC GCCATGGCGTGCACGGCCAAGATCATAATGAAGGCCGTCCTGGAGGCGTACGGGGACGGGTTCAGCCTCGTGGGGTCGGTGGTGG GTGGAGGCGGGACCGGGGGCGTGATCGCCGAGATCG AGGCATATCCTCATATTCGGGGGATCAGCTTCGACTTGCCGCACGTCGTGGCCACGGCGCCGGCTCACGGCGGTGTGAGCACGGAGGCA CATGTTCGGGCCATTCCCAAGGCTGATGCGGTGTTTCTCAAG TGGGTTCTACACGACTGAGGAGACGAAGACTGCGTGAAGATACTGAAGAATTGCAGGAAAGCCATAGCATCGTCGGATCAGAAACCTGGGAAGCTCATAATGGTCGACCTGGTCCTTCTCGACCGGGAGGGCAGCGGTGGCCTGTTCGAGGACGTCGGAGTGACGTTCGACCTGCTCATGATGGCTCACCAGTCGGGAGGGAAGGAGAGGACGGAGTCCGAGTGGAAGCTGCTGCTGGAACAGGGCGGCTTCCCTCGCCACAACATCATCAAGATCCAAGCCCTGCCTTCCATTATCGAGGCATTTCCCCAGTAA